One window from the genome of Haloprofundus halobius encodes:
- a CDS encoding glycosyltransferase family 39 protein, with protein MHLHSWLTAPLVALGYVEGGRLISLVAAVGAGICLSLIARRVAGREAMLLAPALLWVQPMFIRHSWVYQPDTLSIALTTAAVLTGLLFIESNDDRWYVAALVLLVLDITNHMWEAIAALPLVVLFLRDRRWIRAGGVVVLTLVTIPTVIWLTELQLSGASTLYTHGTHSVGLGIFLTPGFWLAHLDFHL; from the coding sequence TTGCATCTTCACAGTTGGCTGACCGCACCGCTCGTCGCTCTTGGATATGTAGAAGGTGGCCGACTCATCTCTTTGGTTGCTGCGGTCGGCGCCGGAATCTGCCTGAGTCTCATAGCCCGTCGGGTTGCTGGACGCGAAGCGATGCTGCTTGCTCCCGCTCTCCTCTGGGTGCAGCCGATGTTCATCCGCCACTCTTGGGTTTATCAGCCAGATACACTCAGTATCGCACTAACGACTGCTGCCGTTCTCACAGGGCTGCTGTTCATCGAATCGAACGATGACCGATGGTACGTCGCTGCTCTCGTACTCCTCGTTCTCGACATTACGAACCACATGTGGGAGGCCATCGCCGCACTTCCACTCGTTGTCCTTTTTCTCCGGGACCGTCGGTGGATCCGCGCAGGCGGTGTCGTGGTTCTAACGCTCGTGACGATTCCGACAGTCATCTGGTTGACTGAACTGCAGCTAAGCGGTGCAAGTACGCTCTACACACACGGCACTCACAGCGTCGGCCTCGGCATCTTCCTCACTCCCGGGTTCTGGTTAGCCCACCTCGACTTCCATCTCTGA